The proteins below come from a single Sorghum bicolor cultivar BTx623 chromosome 4, Sorghum_bicolor_NCBIv3, whole genome shotgun sequence genomic window:
- the LOC8077765 gene encoding uncharacterized protein LOC8077765: METNREMTGSSTSPSAACAAAISAVLDDDDLLREILLRLAFPTTLVCAALVCKRWLRHVSEPAFLRRFRERHPPALLGFYLREMGSWRPQFVPVSQSPELSAAIRRASVTDGQFFISDCRNGRLLVTDFDPTSCRQAVLSPLQPTCAKAILPPPPKHSLIWFFLSEREEEGSNDGAGAIAVLMLPIGTETKLQVDLLTPRSGVWVVRRSEVILLPENLPPIAYTLPPVRGKIYSLTKSGQVLRLDMAASTSSLLRLPDRVRTDNFMISSGEDGSRLFLIHADGYQLSVWHLPTTSSDANDWLLVYDKIRVREACNRLEDVLVMAVDDSLEFVFLWLRSSAVLMHMHLPSRNEKVYNELNVRDGYFLDINPFMMVWPPVFPVLREEADLA; this comes from the coding sequence ATGGAAACTAATAGGGAGATGACGGGGTCCAGCACGTCTCCGTCGGCGGCATGCGCAGCCGCGATCTCTGCGGTGCtagacgacgacgacctcctccGCGAGATCCTGCTCCGCCTCGCCTTCCCCACCACCCTCGTCTGCGCCGCCCTCGTCTGCAAGCGCTGGCTCCGGCACGTCTCCGAACCGGCCTTCCTCCGGCGCTTCCGAGAGCGTCACCCGCCCGCACTTCTGGGCTTCTACCTCAGGGAAATGGGCTCATGGCGCCCGCAGTTCGTGCCCGTCTCACAGTCCCCTGAGCTCTCCGCCGCCATCCGCCGTGCGAGCGTAACCGACGGTCAATTCTTCATCAGCGACTGCCGAAACGGGCGCCTCCTCGTCACGGATTTCGACCCCACATCCTGCCGACAAGCTGTACTCAGCCCGTTGCAGCCTACGTGTGCAAAGGCCATCCTCCCACCGCCACCGAAGCATAGTCTCATATGGTTCTTCCTCTCcgagagagaggaggaaggCAGCAACGACGGTGCCGGTGCCATCGCTGTATTGATGCTGCCTATCGGTACGGAAACAAAACTCCAAGTGGATTTGCTCACTCCACGGTCTGGCGTCTGGGTCGTCCGTCGCAGTGAAGTAATACTTCTCCCGGAGAATTTGCCTCCGATTGCGTACACGCTGCCGCCGGTCCGAGGCAAGATCTACAGCTTGACCAAGTCCGGGCAAGTTCTCCGGTTGGATATGGCCGCCAGCACGAGTTCTCTTCTCCGGCTCCCAGACAGAGTGAGGACGGACAACTTCATGATATCAAGTGGAGAGGATGGTTCTAGGCTATTCCTCATCCACGCCGACGGGTATCAGCTCAGCGTCTGGCACCTTCCCACCACCAGCAGCGATGCAAATGACTGGCTGCTGGTGTATGACAAAATTCGTGTGCGTGAGGCGTGCAATCGTCTTGAGGATGTTCTGGTGATGGCGGTTGATGACAGTCTCGAGTTTGTGTTCCTCTGGCTGCGATCGAGTGCGGTTCTCATGCATATGCATCTGCCGAGCAGGAATGAGAAGGTATATAACGAGTTGAATGTGCGTGATGGGTACTTCTTAGATATCAATCCCTTCATGATGGTTTGGCCTCCGGTGTTCCCAGTATTGAGGGAAGAGGCTGATCTGGCATGA